From Onychostoma macrolepis isolate SWU-2019 chromosome 19, ASM1243209v1, whole genome shotgun sequence, a single genomic window includes:
- the vamp1a gene encoding vesicle associated membrane protein 1a: MSAPDANASPGAPEGEGGSSATPPNLTSNRRLQQTQAQVDEVVDIMRVNVDKVLERDQKLSELDDRADALQAGASQFESSAAKLKNKYWWKNVKMMIMMGIIGVILMGIVFMYFYY, translated from the exons AT GTCTGCCCCAGATGCCAATGCAAGCCCTGGAGCCCCAGAGGGTGAGGGGGGCTCATCTGCCACACCTCCCAACCTCACCAGCAACCGTCGTCTCCAACAGACACAGGCCCAAGTGGATGAG GTGGTTGATATCATGCGTGTGAATGTGGACAAGGTTCTGGAAAGAGATCAGAAGCTATCAGAACTGGACGACCGAGCAGACGCGCTGCAGGCCGGAGCATCGCAGTTTGAGAGCAGTGCTGCTaaactgaaaaacaagtacTGGTGGAAGAATGTTAAG ATGATGATCATGATGGGAATTATTGGGGTCATCTTGATGGGCATCGTTTTCA TGTACTTCTACTACTGA
- the LOC131525098 gene encoding uncharacterized protein LOC131525098, giving the protein MEVENKEETESPLPNGSTHPPKRGRGRPRGSLNKKFTTEKAPTHNSRPSKKVDFFSPDIVIKTKVKKRGRPKKIKMPGRPRKIPLTPEEESERLHRLSLQRKRRLSKPLGRPRIHPIADGSKVKRGRGRPPGSLNKKFTDKKHNARPSKKMSNFSPDKDTQTNVKKRGRPKKIKLPGRPRKIPLTPEEESERLHRLSLQRKRRLSKPLGRPRIHPITEDPKVKRGRGRPRKHGDKSGSQSSEDKQDGVEISLDAASGPPRKRGRPAGSVKKKRGRPAGSTKVASADSQSPSEDQA; this is encoded by the coding sequence ATGGAGGTTGAGAATAAAGAAGAAACCGAGAGCCCTCTGCCCAACGGCAGCACCCATCCACCCAAACGTGGACGCGGCAGACCACGAGGGTCACTCAATAAGAAGTTCACTACCGAGAAAGCGCCAACACACAATTCCAGGCCATCTAAAAAGGTAGACTTCTTTTCTCCCGACATAGTCATAAAGACCAAGGTGAAGAAAcgtggtcgaccaaagaagatAAAAATGCCCGGCAGGCCGAGAAAGATCCCGCTCACACCTGAGGAAGAATCAGAGAGACTTCACAGGTTGAGTTTACAACGCAAGCGGAGACTGTCAAAGCCGCTCGGAAGACCACGCATTCATCCCATCGCCGACGGTTCCAAGGTAAAAAGAGGAAGAGGCAGACCACCAGGGTCACTCAATAAGAAGTTCACTGACAAGAAACACAATGCCAGGCCGTCAAAAAAGATGAGCAACTTTTCACCTGACAAAGACACACAGACCAATGTGAAGAAACGTGGTCGACCAAAAAAGATAAAACTGCCTGGTAGGCCAAGAAAGATCCCGCTCACACCTGAGGAAGAATCCGAGAGACTTCACAGGTTGAGTTTACAACGCAAGCGGAGACTGTCAAAGCCGCTCGGAAGACCACGCATTCATCCCATCACCGAAGATCCCAAGGTAAAAAGAGGAAGAGGCAGACCACGCAAGCATGGCGATAAATCCGGTTCGCAGAGCAGTGAAGACAAACAAGATGGCGTCGAAATCAGCCTTGATGCCGCCAGCGGCCCTCCACGAAAGAGAGGGAGGCCGGCGGGCTCGGTGAAGAAAAAGAGGGGTCGGCCCGCAGGTTCTACCAAGGTTGCAAGTGCAGACAGTCAAAGCCCCTCGGAGGACCAAGCATAA
- the si:ch211-288g17.3 gene encoding high mobility group protein hmg-12, which produces MEVENKEETESPLPNGSTHPPKRGRGRPRGSLNKKFTTEKAPTHNSRPSKKVDFFSPDIVIKTKVKKRGRPKKIKMPGRPRKIPLTPEEESERLHRLSLQRKRRLSKPLGRPRIHPIAEDPKVKRGRGRPRKYGTKSGSQSGGAKQASVEISLDAANGPPRKRGRPAGSLKRKRGRPAGSTKVAKIARASDGTPKRRGRPPGSPNKVKKIQRADGSPRKRGRPPGSGTKLKVIQRNPDGTPRKRGRPPGSGKKVKIVEKKVGDTPRKRGRPPGTGKVKAHAAEGGETGGENSDGAAPRRKRGRPSKVRLAVVLEKLPKGSAEEDEEETDAPSPKQSRTSDDSSQNPNDDDEDTRASENDADPEDEEDDEDDAIDCSKVNNTSENEMVGKFKKKK; this is translated from the coding sequence ATGGAGGTTGAGAATAAAGAAGAAACCGAGAGCCCTCTGCCCAACGGCAGCACCCATCCACCCAAACGTGGACGCGGCAGACCACGAGGGTCACTCAATAAGAAGTTCACTACCGAGAAAGCGCCAACACACAATTCCAGGCCATCTAAAAAGGTAGACTTCTTTTCTCCCGACATAGTCATAAAGACCAAGGTGAAGAAAcgtggtcgaccaaagaagatAAAAATGCCCGGCAGGCCGAGAAAGATCCCGCTCACACCTGAGGAAGAATCAGAGAGACTTCACAGGTTGAGTTTACAACGCAAGCGGAGACTGTCAAAGCCGCTCGGAAGACCACGCATTCATCCCATCGCCGAAGATCCCAAGGTAAAAAGAGGTAGAGGAAGACCACGCAAGTACGGCACTAAATCCGGTTCACAAAGTGGCGGAGCCAAACAAGCTAGCGTCGAAATCAGCCTTGATGCTGCCAACGGTCCTCCACGAAAGAGAGGGAGGCCGGCGGGGTCATTGAAGAGAAAGAGGGGTCGACCCGCAGGTTCCACGAAGGTTGCCAAGATCGCCAGGGCCTCAGATGGAACCCCAAAAAGGAGAGGCCGCCCTCCAGGCTCTCCCAACAAGGTGAAGAAGATTCAGCGGGCTGACGGATCTCCTCGTAAGAGGGGCCGTCCCCCAGGTTCTGGCACCAAACTGAAGGTCATTCAACGAAACCCCGACGGAACTCCTCGGAAGAGAGGCCGACCTCCAGGTTCTGGCAAAAAGGTCAAGATTGTCGAAAAGAAAGTGGGCGACACTCCCCGCAAGAGAGGCCGGCCTCCAGGTACAGGCAAAGTCAAGGCTCATGCCGCAGAAGGTGGAGAGACGGGAGGTGAGAACTCGGATGGCGCCGCTCCACGTCGTAAGAGAGGACGTCCAAGCAAAGTCAGACTCGCAGTCGTGCTCGAAAAACTCCCCAAGGGATCAGCGGAGGAAGACGAAGAAGAGACGGACGCACCCTCTCCCAAACAATCCCGCACCTCTGACGATTCGTCGCAAAATCCAAACGATGACGATGAAGACACCAGGGCGAGTGAGAACGACGCAGACCCAGAAGATGAAGAAGATGACGAAGATGACGCCATTGATTGTTCAAAAGTGAACAACACAAGCGAGAACGAGATGGTGGGCAAattcaaaaaaaagaaatga